In one Mycobacterium sp. NBC_00419 genomic region, the following are encoded:
- a CDS encoding ester cyclase, with product MALTRAQMDRSIDDHFRFEANDDVEGVLATLAPDVEHDIVGSPAGPTLGHDGARSFYERLFSDLSDGSMHTVRRLYGEDFLVDESVWRGTASGTPFGLEGKHRPLQFRLLHVVEFAADGDIRRENVWVDLAAIISQLPQA from the coding sequence ATGGCACTGACGCGCGCCCAGATGGACCGCTCGATCGACGATCACTTCAGGTTCGAAGCCAACGACGACGTCGAAGGAGTGCTCGCCACACTCGCGCCCGACGTCGAACACGACATCGTTGGCTCCCCGGCGGGGCCGACACTGGGGCACGACGGGGCGCGCTCGTTCTACGAAAGGTTGTTCTCCGACCTGTCCGACGGCAGCATGCATACCGTCCGGCGACTGTATGGCGAGGACTTCCTCGTCGACGAATCCGTATGGCGTGGAACGGCATCCGGGACCCCGTTCGGGCTCGAGGGCAAGCACCGGCCGCTTCAGTTCCGGCTCCTGCACGTCGTCGAGTTCGCCGCCGACGGCGACATCCGGCGGGAGAACGTGTGGGTGGACTTGGCGGCGATCATCAGCCAGCTGCCCCAGGCTTGA
- a CDS encoding cation:proton antiporter, with protein MLWTVAGIAATVVAWSLVARRLQRWGITPVMTLVFAGGLVGFATDDSFAIAIDAHAVEPVIETILAVVLFEHAASIRGGFFGGQGKLALRMLFVALPMSLALAVVIGLGLLPGLAWPMLLVMACVVVPIDFAPVVSFLHDERIPLRVRQLFNVEEGYADGVVAPVFLFALSLASGQRTTGESVAGALRQGLPHLAVAVALGLVVGAGLAWLANAADRRSLMTEQSRRVLVVGAPVLTYVVNVGLHGNGFVAAFVCGIAYNSVRRYIDDSREQDFIHDVNFLLTAVVWFSFGAVAWYVLEDGVELKQVVFGLLVLTVVRAVPVTLALLGSGLSRPERTLLAGLGPSGTASIALGLLAYSVLPDEPAETLLTVMVIVVLGSVVIHGVVGPALVRRVSVDRQVARAPQPS; from the coding sequence GTGCTGTGGACCGTCGCCGGGATCGCCGCCACGGTCGTGGCCTGGTCGCTGGTAGCCCGCCGCCTCCAACGGTGGGGAATCACTCCGGTGATGACCCTGGTGTTCGCCGGTGGTCTGGTTGGTTTCGCCACCGATGACTCGTTCGCCATCGCCATCGACGCGCACGCCGTCGAACCCGTCATCGAAACGATCCTCGCGGTAGTGCTTTTCGAGCACGCCGCTTCGATCCGCGGCGGCTTCTTCGGCGGTCAGGGCAAGCTTGCGCTGCGGATGCTGTTCGTCGCCTTGCCGATGAGCCTGGCCCTGGCCGTCGTCATCGGGCTTGGTCTGCTGCCCGGATTGGCGTGGCCGATGCTGCTGGTGATGGCGTGCGTAGTGGTCCCCATCGACTTCGCCCCGGTGGTGTCGTTCCTTCACGACGAGCGAATTCCGTTGCGGGTACGGCAGTTGTTCAACGTCGAGGAGGGATACGCGGACGGGGTCGTCGCCCCGGTCTTCCTCTTCGCGCTGTCGCTTGCCAGCGGCCAGCGCACCACCGGAGAGAGCGTGGCGGGCGCGCTGCGCCAGGGACTGCCGCACCTTGCTGTCGCAGTGGCGCTGGGCCTGGTGGTCGGGGCCGGTTTGGCGTGGCTCGCCAACGCCGCCGACCGCCGTTCCCTGATGACCGAGCAGTCCCGGCGTGTTCTCGTGGTCGGTGCTCCGGTGCTGACGTACGTCGTGAACGTGGGTCTGCACGGCAACGGGTTCGTCGCCGCGTTCGTCTGCGGCATCGCCTACAACAGCGTGCGCCGCTACATCGACGACAGCCGGGAGCAGGACTTCATCCACGACGTCAACTTCCTACTCACCGCGGTGGTGTGGTTCTCCTTCGGTGCGGTCGCCTGGTATGTCCTCGAAGACGGGGTCGAACTCAAGCAGGTGGTGTTCGGACTGCTGGTGCTGACGGTTGTCCGCGCCGTCCCGGTCACCCTGGCACTGCTGGGCTCGGGATTGTCCCGGCCCGAGCGGACTCTGCTGGCCGGGCTCGGACCCAGCGGCACCGCGAGCATCGCGCTGGGTCTGCTGGCCTACAGCGTGCTGCCCGACGAGCCGGCCGAGACCCTGCTCACCGTCATGGTCATCGTGGTCCTCGGCAGCGTGGTGATCCACGGTGTCGTCGGGCCGGCTCTCGTGCGGCGCGTATCGGTGGACCGCCAGGTGGCGCGGGCGCCCCAGCCGTCCTAG
- a CDS encoding M18 family aminopeptidase, giving the protein MSTGASAHGLCEFIDASPSPFHVCQTAARRLDAAGYSELSETDRWPERKGRYYTVRAGSLVAWTSPEHSSDNRPFRIVGGHTDSPNLRVKQHPDRAVAGWQVVALEPYGGAWLNSWLDRDLGVSGRLSVRDPDADGGVSHLLVLIDEPILRVPQLAIHLSEDRAAVKLDPQRHVNAVWGLGAAPRSFLDYAAQWAGVDPADLLSADLMTHDLAPSALIGAGGEFVSAPRLDNQGTCYAGLEAFLAAEPRGYLPVLALFDHEEVGSTSDHGAQSDLLLTTLERIVLSAGGDREDFLRRLTASMVASGDMAHATHPNYPDRHEPGHLIAVDGGPVLKVQPNLRYATDGRTAAAFELACRQAGVPLQRYEHRADLPCGSTIGPMTSARTGIPTVDVGAAQLAMHSARELMGAADVVSYAAALQAFLSPE; this is encoded by the coding sequence ATGTCGACCGGGGCCAGTGCGCACGGGCTGTGCGAATTCATCGACGCGTCGCCGTCGCCGTTCCATGTCTGCCAGACGGCCGCGCGTCGGCTGGACGCCGCGGGTTACTCCGAACTGTCCGAGACCGACCGCTGGCCGGAGCGCAAGGGGCGCTACTACACGGTGCGGGCCGGCTCGCTGGTCGCCTGGACAAGTCCTGAGCACAGCAGCGACAATCGGCCGTTCCGCATCGTCGGCGGGCACACCGACAGCCCGAACCTTCGGGTCAAGCAGCATCCCGACCGCGCGGTGGCGGGCTGGCAGGTGGTGGCCCTGGAGCCGTATGGCGGGGCGTGGCTGAACTCCTGGCTGGACCGCGACCTGGGCGTCAGCGGCCGGCTGTCGGTGCGCGACCCCGATGCCGACGGCGGCGTCTCTCATCTGCTGGTGCTCATCGACGAGCCGATCCTGCGGGTTCCGCAGCTGGCCATCCACCTGTCCGAGGACCGGGCCGCGGTCAAGCTCGACCCGCAGCGGCACGTCAACGCGGTGTGGGGGCTGGGCGCCGCCCCGCGCTCGTTCCTCGACTACGCCGCGCAGTGGGCCGGTGTGGACCCCGCCGACCTGCTCTCGGCCGATCTCATGACCCACGATCTGGCCCCGTCGGCGCTGATCGGGGCCGGCGGCGAGTTCGTCAGCGCACCGCGGCTGGACAACCAGGGCACCTGCTACGCGGGGCTCGAAGCGTTCCTGGCCGCCGAGCCGCGCGGCTACCTGCCGGTGCTGGCGCTGTTCGACCATGAGGAAGTCGGCTCGACATCGGACCATGGTGCCCAGTCCGATCTGTTGCTCACCACACTCGAACGCATCGTATTGAGCGCCGGCGGCGACCGGGAGGACTTCCTGCGCCGGCTGACCGCGTCGATGGTGGCCTCCGGTGACATGGCCCATGCCACCCACCCCAACTACCCGGACCGCCATGAGCCGGGTCACCTGATCGCGGTCGACGGCGGACCGGTGCTCAAGGTCCAGCCCAACCTGCGCTATGCCACTGACGGCCGCACGGCCGCGGCGTTCGAACTCGCCTGCCGTCAGGCGGGGGTGCCGCTGCAGCGCTACGAACACCGTGCCGACCTGCCGTGTGGCTCGACGATCGGACCGATGACCTCGGCGCGCACCGGCATCCCGACCGTCGACGTCGGTGCGGCGCAGCTGGCCATGCACTCGGCGCGCGAACTCATGGGTGCCGCCGACGTGGTCTCCTATGCCGCTGCGCTGCAGGCGTTTCTGTCCCCGGAGTAA
- a CDS encoding Dyp-type peroxidase has product MPSPQPQPVLAPLTPAAIFLVATIDDGGEAVVHDALADLSGLVRAIGFRDPSKHLSLVTSIGSGAWDRLFAGPRPAELHPFIEVHGGRHHAPSTPGDLLFHIRAEVLDVCFELAGRIAKAMAGAITIVDEVHGFKFFDNRDLLGFVDGTENPDGQLALAASQIGEEDPDFTGGCYVHVQKYVHDMGSWESLSVEEQERVIGRTKLDDIEFPDDIKPANSHVALNVIEDADGNQLQIVRANMPFGEVGKGEYGTYYIGYSRSPAVTEKMLENMFIGSPPGNTDRILDFSTALTGGLFFTPVADFLDDPPPLPGAETPAAQTAPAPTHDGSLAIGSLKGQPQ; this is encoded by the coding sequence GTGCCCTCCCCGCAGCCACAACCGGTACTGGCGCCGCTGACACCGGCGGCCATCTTCCTGGTGGCCACGATCGACGATGGCGGTGAGGCGGTGGTGCACGACGCGCTGGCCGACCTTTCCGGTCTGGTTCGCGCGATCGGCTTCCGCGATCCGTCCAAACACCTGTCGTTGGTGACGTCGATCGGGTCAGGGGCGTGGGATCGGTTGTTCGCCGGTCCGCGCCCGGCCGAGCTACACCCCTTCATCGAGGTGCACGGGGGCCGTCACCACGCCCCGTCGACACCGGGCGATCTGTTGTTCCACATCCGCGCCGAAGTGCTCGACGTCTGCTTCGAGCTGGCCGGCCGGATCGCCAAGGCGATGGCGGGGGCGATCACGATCGTCGACGAGGTGCACGGCTTCAAGTTCTTCGACAACCGCGACCTGCTCGGCTTCGTCGACGGCACCGAGAACCCCGACGGCCAGCTCGCGCTGGCCGCCAGCCAGATCGGCGAGGAGGATCCCGACTTCACCGGTGGCTGTTATGTGCACGTGCAGAAGTACGTCCACGACATGGGGTCGTGGGAGTCGCTGTCGGTCGAAGAACAGGAGCGGGTGATCGGCCGCACCAAGCTCGACGACATCGAGTTCCCCGACGATATCAAACCGGCCAATTCCCATGTGGCACTGAACGTCATCGAAGATGCCGACGGCAACCAGCTGCAGATCGTCCGGGCAAACATGCCGTTCGGCGAGGTCGGCAAGGGCGAGTACGGCACCTACTACATCGGCTACTCGCGCAGCCCGGCGGTCACCGAGAAGATGCTGGAGAACATGTTCATCGGCAGCCCACCGGGCAACACCGACCGCATCCTGGACTTCTCGACCGCGCTCACCGGCGGCCTGTTCTTCACCCCGGTCGCCGATTTCCTCGACGACCCCCCACCCCTGCCCGGCGCCGAGACGCCGGCGGCCCAGACGGCCCCTGCCCCTACTCATGACGGCTCACTGGCAATCGGCAGCCTGAAAGGACAGCCCCAATGA
- a CDS encoding family 1 encapsulin nanocompartment shell protein: MNNLYRELAPVTESAWEEIELEATRTFKRHIAGRRVVDVSGPGGPVTAAVSTGHLRDVTAPADGVVAHLREAKPLVRLRVPFTVSRDAIDDVERGSQDSDWDSVKEAAKKLAFVEDRAIFEGYGAASIDGIRSCSSNPALALPADPREYPDVVAQALSELRLAGVDGPYSVLLSAEAYTKVSETTEHGYPIREHLNRLVDGEIIWAPAIDGAFVLSTRGGDFDLQLGTDVSIGYLSHDAETVQLYLQETLTFLCYTAEASVALTP; the protein is encoded by the coding sequence ATGAACAACCTCTACCGCGAACTCGCCCCGGTCACCGAATCCGCCTGGGAGGAGATCGAACTGGAGGCGACGCGCACCTTCAAGCGGCACATCGCCGGCCGGCGCGTCGTCGACGTCAGCGGTCCGGGCGGACCGGTCACCGCGGCGGTGAGCACCGGACACCTGCGCGATGTGACCGCACCCGCCGACGGCGTCGTCGCACATCTTCGCGAGGCCAAACCACTTGTGCGGCTGCGGGTTCCCTTCACCGTGTCGCGCGACGCGATCGACGACGTCGAGCGCGGATCACAGGACTCGGACTGGGATTCGGTGAAGGAGGCCGCCAAGAAGCTGGCCTTCGTCGAGGACCGGGCGATCTTCGAGGGCTACGGCGCCGCATCCATCGACGGTATCCGCAGCTGCAGCTCCAATCCGGCGCTGGCGCTGCCCGCCGACCCCCGCGAGTACCCCGACGTCGTCGCGCAGGCGCTCTCCGAGCTGCGGCTGGCCGGCGTCGACGGGCCGTATTCGGTGCTGCTGTCGGCGGAGGCATACACCAAGGTCAGCGAGACCACCGAGCACGGCTATCCCATTCGCGAGCACCTCAACCGGCTCGTCGACGGCGAGATCATCTGGGCTCCGGCCATCGACGGCGCGTTCGTGCTGAGCACCCGCGGCGGTGACTTCGATCTTCAGCTGGGCACCGATGTGTCGATCGGCTACCTGAGCCACGACGCCGAGACCGTTCAGCTGTACCTGCAGGAGACGCTGACGTTCCTGTGCTACACCGCCGAGGCGTCGGTCGCCCTGACGCCATAA